In Spirochaetota bacterium, a single genomic region encodes these proteins:
- a CDS encoding HNH endonuclease has protein sequence MLNFDVLVLNSGFIPIRITSVREAICLVTAERAIPVVEGDTYVRSPSISLRIPSVISIIGYNGFHKKKVTLSKLNVIYRDDMICQYCGNRFSIKDLTVDHIIPRSRWERISGNHYRDGFTSWENLVCACKWCNNKKGSKLLSEIKWHLLREPFEPQYLPYLIVSMDKAKKRGWLPFCSVNVRLIEMIP, from the coding sequence ATGCTGAATTTTGATGTCCTAGTCTTAAATTCAGGGTTTATACCTATTAGAATTACTTCTGTTAGGGAAGCTATATGCCTGGTAACAGCAGAGAGGGCTATCCCTGTGGTTGAAGGAGATACCTATGTTCGTTCCCCATCAATTTCATTAAGGATACCCTCCGTAATATCTATTATTGGCTACAATGGCTTTCATAAAAAAAAGGTAACCCTATCCAAGTTAAATGTAATCTATCGAGATGATATGATCTGTCAGTACTGTGGCAATAGATTCTCGATAAAAGACCTTACTGTTGATCACATTATACCCCGCAGCAGATGGGAACGGATTTCTGGTAATCATTATAGGGATGGCTTTACAAGCTGGGAAAATCTTGTATGCGCCTGTAAGTGGTGCAACAACAAAAAGGGCAGCAAGCTCCTGAGTGAAATAAAATGGCATCTGCTTAGAGAACCCTTTGAACCTCAATATCTACCATATCTTATAGTATCAATGGATAAGGCAAAAAAAAGGGGTTGGCTACCCTTCTGTTCCGTCAATGTTAGACTTATTGAGATGATTCCTTAA